Genomic window (Spirosoma sp. KCTC 42546):
TCATGCCGCCCTAATGGGGCACCGCCTGGCGGACATAGTGGGCAAACCGCTTACCACCTTGTTTCCCGGCACGCTACAAATCGGCCTGTTTGAACGGCTGGTACAGGTTGCTCAACGTGGGATACCCCAACACTACCAGCAACAGGCCGAGTTGGCGGGCATGTCGATGTGGGGGCGCTTTTCCTTAGTCCGGGTGGGCCAGAACGTGCTGGTCACGGTCACGGATATAACGGAGCTCAAACTAACTCAGGCCCGGCTGGACCATAAAAATGTTCAGTTAGAGCAACGAGTCGTGGCGCGTTCCAAACAGATTCATAATCTGACGGTGCTGCAAAATGCCATCCTCAAACACGGGGGGCAAGCCATTATCTCCACCAGCATCGATGCGGTCATCCAAACGGCCAATCAGGCTTGTGAAAAATTACTGGGCTACTCCCCCCACGAACTACTCGGGCAGTTCGTTCAGGTGCAGCCGGGCACTGACGACAGTCCGTTTCCCGTCATTTCCTTTCAATCCAGCCGACCAGCCACTGGAAATCCAGCGGCTATCTTGCAGCAGACCCTCAATGGGGAGACCTATCGCTACCTGGAAGGGGGGGCGATCACCAAAATGGGGTCTACCGTTCCCATTCTGTTAGCCGCGATTGCTTTGCAGGATGAACAGGGAACCACCATCGGTTACCTGGGAATTGCCTCCAATATCTCGGCCTTAAAGACGGCCCAGGCCCGGCTTCTCCAGAAGGACCGGGAACTGAGTACCTTCTTTGAGAATGCCCTGGACATGCACTGCATTTCCGACAGTGGGGGCGTCATCTCGACGGTCAACAAGGCCTTTCAGGCCACCCTGGGCTACTCGGCGGCTGAGCTCAAGGCGATTCCTTTTTTACACCTGATTCATCCCGACGAACAAAAATGGGTGTACCAGCATCGACTGCAATCGATCCTCCAGCAACCCGTTCGCAACCAGATTAATCGGATGCGTTGCAAGGACGGTACCTACCGAATCATTGAGTGGAATGCCATTGCGATTGATGAGGTGGTGTACGGATCGGCTCATGACATCACCGAACGCCAGGAGTCGGAAACCCAGCTACAGCTCCTCAATCAGCGGCTCCAGCTGGCGACCCAGGCCGCTGGCCAGGGCATCTGGGAAAGTAACCTGGAAACGGATAGCTTGATTTGGGACGATCGGATGTGGGCCTTGCATGGCCTGGAGCCGGGCCGACCGGATTGGAGCTTTAAGTCGTATCTAAACCTGATCTATCCCGATGATCTGGCCCCTTTTTTGGCGCAGTCTCACCTGGGTCAATCGGGGGAAAAGATCTGGAACCTGACCCGGATTGTACGTCCCGATGGGGCCATCCGCTATATTGAAACCAATGGTCTGCTGATAATGGGCCCGCAAGGGCAACCGGTTCAAGCCATCGGGGTGGCCTGGGATGTAACCGAGCGGAAGCTGGCCGAAGAAGCCCTGCGAGAGAGCGAACAGCGGTTCCGGGAGATTGCCGAGAATGTCGACGAGGTATTCTGGATCCACTCGGCGGATCCGTTTCGTTTGCTCTACGTCAACCCGGCCTATGAGCGGATCTGGAACCGCTCGCTTCAGAGTGTCTACGCGGATACCACCAGCTTTATGGAGTGCATCGTAGCGGCTGATCAACCGGCGATGCAGACGCTGTTTAGGGACTATAGGGCGGGCCAGGAAGGCCAGCTGGACTTCCGGATCGAGCAAGCCGACGGCTCCAGGCGGTGGCTGTCGGTGCGTACCTTTTTCGTCCGCGACGGGGCGGGGCGGGTGGCCCGGCACCTGGGCATTGTCAATGACATTACCAGTCAGAAAGAAAAAGAACGGGTCTTGGAGCAGTCGCTCCAGCGGGAACAGGAGCTCAACCAGCTCAAATCCCAGTTTGTCTCCACGGCCTCCCACGAGTTCCGCACCCCCCTGACCACCATTCAAACCAGTACGGAACTGATCGAACTGTACCTGGATGTACCCACCGGTCAGGCCTCGATCCGGCAACATATCGGCGTGATTTACAAGGAGATCGAGCATGTGACTGAACTGCTTTCGGATATGCTGACCATCGGCAAAATTGAAGCGGGTCGGGTCAGCGTCAGTCCTCGCTGGCTGGATCCGGTGGCGCTGTGTACCCAACTGATGGCTACTCATTACAGTGGCCGCAGTGACCACCGGCGGGTGCAGCTTGAGCTGGTGGGAAAACCCTACCAGGCCTATCTGGACGAGAAACTGATGAGTCATGTGCTGAGTAACCTCCTGTCCAATGCCTTTAAATTCTCGGCTCAGGACCCTAAGTTGACCATTCACTTTGGGGCCAACGAATTGCGCCTGGAGGTGGCCGATTCGGGTATTGGCATACCGGCTGGGGATAGGGCTAATTTATTTCAGGCATTTTTTCGGGCCAGTAACACGATCGGAATCCCGGGCACGGGGTTAGGGCTGGTCATTGCCCGCCAGTACGTGGAGCTCCATAAGGGGCGGCTTACGGTCCAGAGTAAACATAAAAAAGGAAGCACCTTTACCATTTGGTTACCACACCTACCGGAAGACGTTTAGCTACGGGTAGTCGACTATACGTTTTTGAATCCACTATGCATAAACTGCTTAGCTATGCCGACTCACATCCTACTGATTGAAGATGAAGAGCAAATTCGAAAAAACCTGCTGGAAATTCTACAGCTGAAGGGCTATCAGGTTACGGCGGGGGCCGACGGCCTGGCGGGTATCCAGTTAGCCAGCCAACAACCGCCGGATTTAATCCTTTGTGATATAATGATGCCCCAGTTGAGTGGGTATCAGGTATTAGCCCATATTCGTACGCAGGAATCGTTAAGCAGTGTTCCCTTTATCTTCTTAACGGCCAAATCGGACATGGTGGATTTTCGGCAGGGGATGGAGTTGGGGGCCGATGATTACCTGACCAAACCCTTTAGTACCAAGGATCTGCTGGCGGCCATCGAGAGTCGTCTCAAACGGCATCAACTAAGGCCCACCCCTCAAGCCTCACCCGTTTGGCTACAGACAATCCAGGGGCACGCCGAGGGCGGGCGTATGATCCTACGCGTAGCCGATTGTCTTTACTTTTATGTGCACACCAGCGCCTATTACGTATGTCACCCGCTGGGGACCTTTCAGATCGACTTAACCATGGCTGAATTAGCGGCTCAACTCGATGCGACCCAATTTTTCCGGGCGAATCGCCAGGTGATTCTTCACCGCAAAAGCATCCAGAAATACGCCTATTGGCAACAGGGGAAGTATTGTCTATTCCTAGTCAATGGCGCAAAAGCTAAAGAAATTATTATCCCCAAGGCTCGATTCAGACACTTAAAAAAATGGTTAGCTGGCTAGTAGCGCCCAACTCACTGACTACCCTATTGGTTTGGAGCCCCATTTGTACCTCTACCCGTTTACATAGACCAAATCTGTGCGTTTGAGGAGCTAGAATGGTGGGGGATAAGAACGATTTTTTTGCCGCAGTATTCCCCTCCCCAACAAGTGGGAAGCTCGTATGAGCCGTAAAGGGTAAACAACCCAAGAGGACCGCAAAGGGGAGTACCTTGCAAACTCAAACAAGCCTTTTTGTAAGACCGTTTAATAGGCAACATTTTTGTTCAGTGTATCTAACTGTTTATTGGTCAAGATTCATTAAGCCCCTAAAAGTGAGTATTGGCTTAGCTTGATTTTCTGTATAGTAACCATCTGTAAAGAAAGGTGAACATGACGGCAATTTGAAGGGATGCCCAAAACCAACTCCCATCCAGACTGTAACCAATAAATGTCAGTAAAAACAAGGTAGCACCCAGTAACAGAGACCAATCCTTCCGTCCTTTCCGCAGCGCGTAGTACATGCCTACAACAACGAGAATACGAGCAACAAATAATAACACTATCATATTACTAGTTTTATCTGCTTAGTCGGGGTCGAACAAATAATTGCCAACGCTTGCCAGCGACTCAAGCTGTGAGTTCAACACACGATTAAATACGTACGTACGGGTTAGATAGTTACAGATAGTAAAATCAGCGTTATTTGAGAATCTATATAAATGAAATTACAAACCAGGAACGGCCTCTATAGTGTTATTATGTTTTGTTCACAAGCAAACGCTCGTATGCTTGTGAACAAAACTAGTATATGGCGTCGTTTTGCCGTTTCGTACAAAATCCGTCACTTGGGTTATATTTTTGTAGAATCAAGGCTTTAGGTAAACATATTGCCACTTATACAACAGAAAAACTTGCATGAAAATGATTGCTACAATAGGAGTAATGCTAGTAACTGTCGTGGTTCTGTTTTTCTCGATTTTGGCAATACTTGAAACACCATTACCCAGACCAGGTCTAATATTTGAAGCATATAGAGAAGCCTCACTAGGAGAGGAATTTGGTTAGGGCTATATAGTGACAAACGCTTTGAAATAGGTAATTCACGAGGGGATGCTAATTGTGAGGGGTATTACACATTCAAATCGGATACACTTACTCTTATAGTAGATACAGGCGTTATCAATAAAAAGAATCCAAGAACCGTATCTTTTCTCTTACAAGATGAATTTTTGGTTGAGTCCCCTAAAGTATCAGGCATTAGTTTTTTAGAAGTAAGGGAAAACCACTTGACAAAATAAAGTTAAATGACACTTATATAACAGTAGAATTGATTTTTAATGAAGAATATACTATACTTAGTTTGTTTATTTTCTCTTGGCTGTGTACGCAACCATTTTTCTATCACTCAGACGGATTCTAAACTATTTAAATATATAGACTTTTGTGATTTGCCAAATTATAAAAATGATTTAGTATGTATCAAAGGTGAGTACTCAGGTTATGACGAATACTGGTCTTTTAGCCCTATAAGCAGAAAAAGATGCTCTAATAGTTTGGATTTAGAATTAGGGCTTAATGAAGTAAAATATAAAAATCCAGAATTTGACGATAAAATTCGCCAAGCGATTAATAATAGTGTAAATAGTTATCTTATTATTGAAGCCATTGGCATTTACACTAATGAGCTAAAACAGTATGGTCATCTTGGACGTAAAAATTCAATATTTGTCGTGCAAGAAATAGTTAATGTGGCTGTAAAAAAAAGAAGTCTATTTAGATCTGCTAAATGATGACACAA
Coding sequences:
- a CDS encoding response regulator; protein product: MPTHILLIEDEEQIRKNLLEILQLKGYQVTAGADGLAGIQLASQQPPDLILCDIMMPQLSGYQVLAHIRTQESLSSVPFIFLTAKSDMVDFRQGMELGADDYLTKPFSTKDLLAAIESRLKRHQLRPTPQASPVWLQTIQGHAEGGRMILRVADCLYFYVHTSAYYVCHPLGTFQIDLTMAELAAQLDATQFFRANRQVILHRKSIQKYAYWQQGKYCLFLVNGAKAKEIIIPKARFRHLKKWLAG
- a CDS encoding PAS domain S-box protein; the protein is MPIIQPYPITGFAELTPSPRTLLFFTPRLNEQGQLVDLQLYPRETLAAQPDRPQLQRVYLSDWMDPQVRPSLNAFWLSLEKGIPCRLTYQPTPATLGQATVTPMNGGYLVEFLPPDPAPDPRWESRSTHLPGDERPPWSPSFLQSLYQRLPGQQAIIYAYEPPEQTLQPLNQKDGDKRPTPIPLAGTQMLREQQVIHCQQLEAHTPGIASLLGLFEGGYRCFMMLPLRKGEQLLGALVVAHEQAHFFTSRHRKRIQQLGMELTPSLSLRLNSAASLPPPPKATPQVLEAILSHTPVGLALFQPLKEGERIVDFVCAMSNPAHAALMGHRLADIVGKPLTTLFPGTLQIGLFERLVQVAQRGIPQHYQQQAELAGMSMWGRFSLVRVGQNVLVTVTDITELKLTQARLDHKNVQLEQRVVARSKQIHNLTVLQNAILKHGGQAIISTSIDAVIQTANQACEKLLGYSPHELLGQFVQVQPGTDDSPFPVISFQSSRPATGNPAAILQQTLNGETYRYLEGGAITKMGSTVPILLAAIALQDEQGTTIGYLGIASNISALKTAQARLLQKDRELSTFFENALDMHCISDSGGVISTVNKAFQATLGYSAAELKAIPFLHLIHPDEQKWVYQHRLQSILQQPVRNQINRMRCKDGTYRIIEWNAIAIDEVVYGSAHDITERQESETQLQLLNQRLQLATQAAGQGIWESNLETDSLIWDDRMWALHGLEPGRPDWSFKSYLNLIYPDDLAPFLAQSHLGQSGEKIWNLTRIVRPDGAIRYIETNGLLIMGPQGQPVQAIGVAWDVTERKLAEEALRESEQRFREIAENVDEVFWIHSADPFRLLYVNPAYERIWNRSLQSVYADTTSFMECIVAADQPAMQTLFRDYRAGQEGQLDFRIEQADGSRRWLSVRTFFVRDGAGRVARHLGIVNDITSQKEKERVLEQSLQREQELNQLKSQFVSTASHEFRTPLTTIQTSTELIELYLDVPTGQASIRQHIGVIYKEIEHVTELLSDMLTIGKIEAGRVSVSPRWLDPVALCTQLMATHYSGRSDHRRVQLELVGKPYQAYLDEKLMSHVLSNLLSNAFKFSAQDPKLTIHFGANELRLEVADSGIGIPAGDRANLFQAFFRASNTIGIPGTGLGLVIARQYVELHKGRLTVQSKHKKGSTFTIWLPHLPEDV